From the Phyllostomus discolor isolate MPI-MPIP mPhyDis1 chromosome 7, mPhyDis1.pri.v3, whole genome shotgun sequence genome, one window contains:
- the LRP12 gene encoding low-density lipoprotein receptor-related protein 12 isoform X2, whose protein sequence is MARRWSTKESPRWRSALVLLFLAGVYACGETPEQIRAPSGIITSPGWPSEYPAKINCSWLIRANPGEIITISFQDFDIQGSRRCSLDWLTIETYKNIESYRACGSTIPPPYISSQDHVWIRFHSDDSISRKGFRLAYFSGKSEEPNCACDQFRCGNGKCIPEAWKCNDMDECGDSSDEEICAKEANPPTSASFQPCAYNQFQCLSRFTKVYTCLPESLKCDGNIDCLDLGDEIDCDVPTCGQWLKYFYGTFNSPNYPDFYPPGSNCTWLIDTGDHRKVILRFTDFKLDGTGYGDYVKIYDGLEENPHKLLRVLTAFDSHAPLTVVSSSGQIRVHFCADKVNAARGFNATYQVDGFCLPWEIPCGGNWGCYTEQQRCDGYWHCPNGRDETNCTMCQKEEFPCSRNGVCYPRSDRCNYQNHCPNGSDEKNCFFCQPGNFHCKNNRCVFESWVCDSQDDCGDGSDEENCPVIVPTRVITAAVIGSLICGLLLVIALGCTCKLYSLRMFERRSFETQLSRVEAELLRREAPPSYGQLIAQGLIPPVEDFPVCSPNQASVLENLRLAVRSQLGFTSIRLPMAGRSSSIWNRIFNFARSRHSGSLALVSADGDEVVPSQSTSREPERNHTHRSLFSVESDDTDTETERRDTAGASGGVAAPLPQKVPPTTAVEATVGASGSSSTQSTRGGHTDNGRDATSGEPPSVSPARHQLSSALSRMTQGLRWVRFTLGRSSSVSQNQSPLRQLDNGASGREEDDDVEMLIPVSDGASDLDVNDCSRPLLDLPSDQGQGFRQPYTATNPGGRPANRDGPCERCGIVHTAQIPDTCLEATLKNETSDDEALLLC, encoded by the exons CCTGTGGAGAGACTCCAGAACAGATTCGAGCACCGAGCGGTATAATCACAAGCCCAGGCTGGCCTTCTGAGTATCCCGCCAAGATCAACTGTAGCTGGCTCATAAGGGCAAACCCAGGGGAAATTATTACTATAAG tTTTCAGGACTTTGATATTCAGGGGTCCAGAAGATGCAGTTTGGACTGGTTGACAATAGAAACATACAAGAACATCGAAAGTTACCGAGCTTGTGGTTCCACAATTCCACCACCGTATATTTCTTCCCAAGACCACGTGTGGATCAGGTTCCACTCCGATGACAGTATCTCTAGAAAGGGTTTCAGACTGGCGTATTTTTCAG GGAAGTCGGAGGAACCGAACTGTGCCTGTGACCAGTTTCGCTGCGGGAATGGAAAGTGTATCCCAGAAGCCTGGAAGTGCAACGACATGGACGAGTGTGGAGACAGTTCCGATGAAGAGATCTGTGCTAAAGAAGCTAATCCCCCAACATCTGCCTCTTTCCAGCCCTGTGCTTACAACCAGTTCCAGTGTCTGTCTCGGTTTACCAAAGTTTACACCTGCCTGCCCGAATCTTTAAAATGCGATGGGAACATTGACTGCCTTGACCTAGGAGATGAGATAGACTGTGATGTGCCAACATGTGGGCagtggttaaaatatttttatggtactTTTAATTCTCCCAATTACCCAGACTTTTATCCTCCTGGAAGCAATTGCACCTGGCTAATAGACACTGGTGACCACCGTAAAGTCATTTTACGCTTCACCGACTTTAAACTTGATGGTACTGGTTATGGTGATTATGTGAAAATATACGATGGGTTAGAGGAGAACCCACACAAGCTCTTGCGTGTGTTAACTGCCTTTGATTCTCATGCGCCTCTTACCGTTGTTTCTTCCTCTGGACAGATAAGGGTGCATTTTTGTGCCGATAAAGTGAATGCTGCCAGGGGCTTTAATGCCACTTACCAAGTAGATGGCTTCTGTCTGCCATGGGAAATCCCCTGCGGCGGTAACTGGGGCTGTTACACCGAGCAGCAGCGCTGTGACGGGTATTGGCACTGCCCAAACGGGAGGGACGAGACCAACTGCACCATGTGCCAAAAGGAAGAGTTCCCGTGCTCCCGGAACGGCGTCTGTTACCCTCGTTCCGATCGCTGCAACTACCAGAATCACTGCCCGAATGGCTCAGACGAAAAAAACTGCTTTTTTTGCCAGCCTGGAAATTTTCACTGTAAAAACAATCGCTGTGTGTTTGAGAGCTGGGTGTGCGATTCTCAGGATGACTGCGGCGATGGCAGCGACGAGGAGAACTGCCCGGTCATCGTGCCCACCAGAGTCATAACCGCCGCCGTCATCGGGAGCCTCATCTGCGGCCTGTTGCTCGTCATCGCGCTGGGGTGCACCTGTAAGCTTTACTCTCTGAGGATGTTTGAGCGCAG ATCATTTGAAACACAGTTGTCAAGAGTGGAAGCAGAGTTGCTCAGAAGAGAAGCCCCTCCCTCTTACGGACAGTTGATCGCTCAGGGTTTAATTCCGCCAGTTGAAGACTTTCCTGTTTGTTCGCCTAACCAG GCTTCTGTTCTGGAAAACCTGAGGCTAGCCGTGCGGTCGCAGCTCGGATTCACCTCCATCAGACTCCCCATGGCAGGCAGATCCAGCAGCATTTGGAACCGGATCTTTAATTTTGCAAGATCACGTCATTCGGGGTCTTTGGCTCTGGTCTCGGCAGATGGTGATGAGGTCGTCCCTAGTCAGAGTACCAGCAGAGAACCTGAAAGAAACCACACTCACAGAAGTCTGTTTTCCGTGGAGTCAGACGACACCGACACGGAAACTGAGAGAAGAGACACGGCAGGAGCGTCTGGTGGGGTTGCTGCTCCTTTGCCCCAGAAAGTCCCTCCCACAACAGCAGTGGAAGCAACGGTGGGAGCCAGTGGAAGTTCCTCAACCCAGAGTACCCGAGGCGGCCACACGGATAATGGAAGGGATGCAACAAGCGGGGAACCCCCAAGTGTGAGTCCAGCCCGACACCAGCTCTCAAGTGCACTAAGTCGTATGACTCAGGGGCTGCGCTGGGTACGTTTTACATTAGGGCGGTCAAGCTCCGTCAGTCAGAACCAGAGTCCTTTGAGACAGCTTGATAACGGGGCCAGTGGAAGAGAGGAAGATGACGATGTTGAAATGCTAATTCCAGTTTCTGATGGAGCTTCAGACTTGGATGTGAATGACTGCTCTAGACCTCTTCTTGATCTTCCCTCAGACCAAGGACAAGGCTTCAGGCAGCCATACACTGCAACAAACCCTGGAGGAAGGCCAGCTAATCGAGATGGCCCCTGCGAGCGCTGTGGCATTGTCCACACGGCGCAGATCCCGGACACTTGCTTAGAAGCGACGCTGAAAAACGAAACGAGTGATGATGAGGCTTTGTTACTTTGTTAG
- the LRP12 gene encoding low-density lipoprotein receptor-related protein 12 isoform X1 — protein sequence MARRWSTKESPRWRSALVLLFLAGVYGNGALAEHSENVHISGVSTACGETPEQIRAPSGIITSPGWPSEYPAKINCSWLIRANPGEIITISFQDFDIQGSRRCSLDWLTIETYKNIESYRACGSTIPPPYISSQDHVWIRFHSDDSISRKGFRLAYFSGKSEEPNCACDQFRCGNGKCIPEAWKCNDMDECGDSSDEEICAKEANPPTSASFQPCAYNQFQCLSRFTKVYTCLPESLKCDGNIDCLDLGDEIDCDVPTCGQWLKYFYGTFNSPNYPDFYPPGSNCTWLIDTGDHRKVILRFTDFKLDGTGYGDYVKIYDGLEENPHKLLRVLTAFDSHAPLTVVSSSGQIRVHFCADKVNAARGFNATYQVDGFCLPWEIPCGGNWGCYTEQQRCDGYWHCPNGRDETNCTMCQKEEFPCSRNGVCYPRSDRCNYQNHCPNGSDEKNCFFCQPGNFHCKNNRCVFESWVCDSQDDCGDGSDEENCPVIVPTRVITAAVIGSLICGLLLVIALGCTCKLYSLRMFERRSFETQLSRVEAELLRREAPPSYGQLIAQGLIPPVEDFPVCSPNQASVLENLRLAVRSQLGFTSIRLPMAGRSSSIWNRIFNFARSRHSGSLALVSADGDEVVPSQSTSREPERNHTHRSLFSVESDDTDTETERRDTAGASGGVAAPLPQKVPPTTAVEATVGASGSSSTQSTRGGHTDNGRDATSGEPPSVSPARHQLSSALSRMTQGLRWVRFTLGRSSSVSQNQSPLRQLDNGASGREEDDDVEMLIPVSDGASDLDVNDCSRPLLDLPSDQGQGFRQPYTATNPGGRPANRDGPCERCGIVHTAQIPDTCLEATLKNETSDDEALLLC from the exons CCTGTGGAGAGACTCCAGAACAGATTCGAGCACCGAGCGGTATAATCACAAGCCCAGGCTGGCCTTCTGAGTATCCCGCCAAGATCAACTGTAGCTGGCTCATAAGGGCAAACCCAGGGGAAATTATTACTATAAG tTTTCAGGACTTTGATATTCAGGGGTCCAGAAGATGCAGTTTGGACTGGTTGACAATAGAAACATACAAGAACATCGAAAGTTACCGAGCTTGTGGTTCCACAATTCCACCACCGTATATTTCTTCCCAAGACCACGTGTGGATCAGGTTCCACTCCGATGACAGTATCTCTAGAAAGGGTTTCAGACTGGCGTATTTTTCAG GGAAGTCGGAGGAACCGAACTGTGCCTGTGACCAGTTTCGCTGCGGGAATGGAAAGTGTATCCCAGAAGCCTGGAAGTGCAACGACATGGACGAGTGTGGAGACAGTTCCGATGAAGAGATCTGTGCTAAAGAAGCTAATCCCCCAACATCTGCCTCTTTCCAGCCCTGTGCTTACAACCAGTTCCAGTGTCTGTCTCGGTTTACCAAAGTTTACACCTGCCTGCCCGAATCTTTAAAATGCGATGGGAACATTGACTGCCTTGACCTAGGAGATGAGATAGACTGTGATGTGCCAACATGTGGGCagtggttaaaatatttttatggtactTTTAATTCTCCCAATTACCCAGACTTTTATCCTCCTGGAAGCAATTGCACCTGGCTAATAGACACTGGTGACCACCGTAAAGTCATTTTACGCTTCACCGACTTTAAACTTGATGGTACTGGTTATGGTGATTATGTGAAAATATACGATGGGTTAGAGGAGAACCCACACAAGCTCTTGCGTGTGTTAACTGCCTTTGATTCTCATGCGCCTCTTACCGTTGTTTCTTCCTCTGGACAGATAAGGGTGCATTTTTGTGCCGATAAAGTGAATGCTGCCAGGGGCTTTAATGCCACTTACCAAGTAGATGGCTTCTGTCTGCCATGGGAAATCCCCTGCGGCGGTAACTGGGGCTGTTACACCGAGCAGCAGCGCTGTGACGGGTATTGGCACTGCCCAAACGGGAGGGACGAGACCAACTGCACCATGTGCCAAAAGGAAGAGTTCCCGTGCTCCCGGAACGGCGTCTGTTACCCTCGTTCCGATCGCTGCAACTACCAGAATCACTGCCCGAATGGCTCAGACGAAAAAAACTGCTTTTTTTGCCAGCCTGGAAATTTTCACTGTAAAAACAATCGCTGTGTGTTTGAGAGCTGGGTGTGCGATTCTCAGGATGACTGCGGCGATGGCAGCGACGAGGAGAACTGCCCGGTCATCGTGCCCACCAGAGTCATAACCGCCGCCGTCATCGGGAGCCTCATCTGCGGCCTGTTGCTCGTCATCGCGCTGGGGTGCACCTGTAAGCTTTACTCTCTGAGGATGTTTGAGCGCAG ATCATTTGAAACACAGTTGTCAAGAGTGGAAGCAGAGTTGCTCAGAAGAGAAGCCCCTCCCTCTTACGGACAGTTGATCGCTCAGGGTTTAATTCCGCCAGTTGAAGACTTTCCTGTTTGTTCGCCTAACCAG GCTTCTGTTCTGGAAAACCTGAGGCTAGCCGTGCGGTCGCAGCTCGGATTCACCTCCATCAGACTCCCCATGGCAGGCAGATCCAGCAGCATTTGGAACCGGATCTTTAATTTTGCAAGATCACGTCATTCGGGGTCTTTGGCTCTGGTCTCGGCAGATGGTGATGAGGTCGTCCCTAGTCAGAGTACCAGCAGAGAACCTGAAAGAAACCACACTCACAGAAGTCTGTTTTCCGTGGAGTCAGACGACACCGACACGGAAACTGAGAGAAGAGACACGGCAGGAGCGTCTGGTGGGGTTGCTGCTCCTTTGCCCCAGAAAGTCCCTCCCACAACAGCAGTGGAAGCAACGGTGGGAGCCAGTGGAAGTTCCTCAACCCAGAGTACCCGAGGCGGCCACACGGATAATGGAAGGGATGCAACAAGCGGGGAACCCCCAAGTGTGAGTCCAGCCCGACACCAGCTCTCAAGTGCACTAAGTCGTATGACTCAGGGGCTGCGCTGGGTACGTTTTACATTAGGGCGGTCAAGCTCCGTCAGTCAGAACCAGAGTCCTTTGAGACAGCTTGATAACGGGGCCAGTGGAAGAGAGGAAGATGACGATGTTGAAATGCTAATTCCAGTTTCTGATGGAGCTTCAGACTTGGATGTGAATGACTGCTCTAGACCTCTTCTTGATCTTCCCTCAGACCAAGGACAAGGCTTCAGGCAGCCATACACTGCAACAAACCCTGGAGGAAGGCCAGCTAATCGAGATGGCCCCTGCGAGCGCTGTGGCATTGTCCACACGGCGCAGATCCCGGACACTTGCTTAGAAGCGACGCTGAAAAACGAAACGAGTGATGATGAGGCTTTGTTACTTTGTTAG